The Cuculus canorus isolate bCucCan1 chromosome 3, bCucCan1.pri, whole genome shotgun sequence DNA window ATACAAACTTAACCATTCCCAACAATGCGAATGAAACATTTTTGGACGGGAGGCTGCTttgttcctcctctttcttgAAATCGGGGAGGTTTAACGCAAGAGCCTGGGTAGAGCCTTTCCCAGGAAGAGTGGGGACAACATGGTTTGACTGGTGACGGTCAGCGTTGGCACATAGAGAAATAAGGTTAAACCCAGCACCGTTCCCTCTCACCCCTGTGCTTTCTTCTCCCCCAGTACGACAGCGAACTCCATCCAAAGAAAGCCTCGACACTGCAGCCCGGCAAGGAAGCCTGGTGAGTGCCTCGGTGGGCGAGAAGTTCAAACCCATCAGAGAACGCCCTGTTGTTGTGGCTCCCTGCGTTCCTGTTGTGGATTGGGCTGAATCGGTGCCAGGGCAGTGCCCGTTTGGGGGTTCCCAGGtcgctgctgctctgcctgcggCCATGAAGCCATTTAACCTGGGGCACAACACAGGGTCCTAAACATCCAGGATGAGATTTCCTGCAGGATTCCTCCCTGACCCTTCATCCACGTGATGCCGTTCACGCTGGAAATGACAAGGTTTTTGTCTCAGCAGCCCTCGCCCATCagttctccctcttctcctcccctccagtttcctggagcagctgcacAAACACCAAGCCATGGTGCTGCACCCTGACTACCGGACCCCATTCCGCTCCTTGGACGACGCCGTGCAGCGGCTCCTGCCCTACCACATCTATCAGGGAACGCTGCCCTCCGACGAAGAGTGCAGGAAGGGTACGACCTCCCGGGAATGGCGCACGGCTCCGGGGCTGTGGAAACATGAGGAGAGGGGACCGAGCTTTAAGCAAAGTGGGATGATTAGCGCTAAAATCAAAGGAGCAGCTGTCCCTGCCTTCACTCCAGAAAAACACACCTCCCCAAGGCCGTGTATTTGGACTTTTCCAGCTGAGTTAAAGCATTGCTGCCCTGTCTGTATGTTTGGAGAAATCCTTACAACAGACCTTGGCGTATTCCTAATGATCACAGCAATGAAATCACCCTCAGCCCCTTTTTTCAGGTTCTTCCCGGGTGAGTCCAACTAAAAGAATCGACACTCTCCTTGTGACCcaaactttcttttcccctcttgctgGCAGTGGACGAGGAGTTTGAGGTGGTGTCTGCCCAGCTGCTAAAGCGCTCCCAAGCCATGCTGAACAAGTACcgcctgctgctcctggaggaaTCCCAGGTGAGCCCAGCGTCCTGCTTTCCCCAGGGGTTGGAAGCGCAGGCATTTGTCCAAGACCGCCCGCTTTCCTGGGTGGAGTTTCCCTGTTGCCTGGGTGGGCTACAGCCACAGAGGAGCCAGTGGGGACTCAGCCCTGGGCTTTCTGCACGAACTGGGaagctttcctctccctgccgTTGGCTCCGACTGGTCTCCGCAAGCCCTCGGTGTTTCTATTGTCTTGAATTTGGCAAAAGGCAGCTCCTTGTGAACAGGGATGGGAATAATCTGGGAGAAGAAGGAACTCCAGCGTGTCATGGTGGCGATGTGTAACCgcagctgctcttcctccctgtccttttctcctctccctccttcgCTCCGTTCCTCGCCAGCAGAGAGTCAGTCCTTCTGCAGAGATGGTGATGATCCACCGCATGTTTGTTCAGGAGGAAAGGATCAGGCTAGCGCTCGACAAGCAGTCGGTCAAGGAGAAATCAGGTGGGAGAGTGGCTAttgcctttgtttctctgctttttactACCCTGCGCTTGGGGTTTCAGGTTTTCCACCTCCTCAGAGTCTGAGCGTGAGCTCTCCCTTCCCTGGGGTGCTTCAGCTGGGATGCTGTCAGCCTGTTCTGTGGCGGATCCAGTGGAAAAGCTGGGAGAAACCACAGGGAGCATtacctgcagcagcctgtgctcttCCCACTCCTCTGCATTAAAGATCTCAGTGGCCAAGGTCTTATTGAATGCAAAGCGCATGCAGCACTCAGGCTGCCGGCAAATCCCTGTTTATTCTTGGCTGCTCCAGAGGTTCTTTAGGAAGGCTTTGAGCTCACTTGCTGCCTCTTTTGCCCAAGCAGGATCATTCAGGACGAACACTGTGAGAAGTGGAAACTTCCACTGGGaagaggggcagagaggggaaagagggggaaaaaacacaccCCAGTGAAGCAGGCACATCAGCATGATAgatattttctgataaaattataataataaagatttcttctatttaaaagaCTAATCCAATGAGCGGGCAGCATTCTCTGCTGGCGCTGACACCTGCCTTGACGTTTCCCTTGCAGAGGAAGATGTCTCAGTGCTCTCCCCATCGCACAGCCTCTCCTCCTTGGCATCCCTGGCCTCCAGCTCCAGTGCGGCACCAGCTCCCGACAGCCTGAAGGTGCCCCCAGCGCAGGCAGtgcctcccactccctcccccAAGCTGGAGATCAAGCCCAGTGGGAGCTCCCCCTCCGTCACCTGCACCAAGACTCCCCCTTTGCTGGACGAAGACGCGGACACCTTGCCCTCCGGGAACAAATCCCCCAGCCAAGCCTGCGGAGCACCCAGTCAGATCGGCCTCAAGCTGAAGATCAAGCAGAGGGCTGGGCTATGGCAAGTGGTGCACAACACCGCTTCAAAGGTGACCAGGGATCGTGATCCTGACCCAGGAGCGGGCCTGGGGGCTCAGGGAGACAACAAGGAACCGGGATCCGAACCCACGACTGGGGCCCTGGATCAGGAAGGCAACACGAAATGTTAGGGAGACATCCCTGGGATCTTGGAGGGAAGAATCCATGGCATTGGAGCAGGGTTAGAatgactgtatttcttttaaaaataagacattgTAGTAAGTTATCGTCACTTCTGAACAAGTACAGTACTTCtgtgtattttacttttatataaTTCATCTTCACTTTTGTAACTGTCCAACCAAAGTAAAACTAATAATTAAAAGTCATAATTCTTTGTCAAAGCATAAATCAGCATGCCTACATTGGGTGGGTTAAAATTAGATGCTTTCATTGAATACGATGCCCTAACTGttgagagagaaataaataatcaaatacTTTTGAATGATTGGATAAAGTTGTTTATATATTATAGATATATATGTTGTATAATGTTTTTTTGTCAGAATGTTTTATTGAAGGGATTACCCATTAAAAACGTATGACTGCTATCCAGACAGTTTTGTCATTGcattaaggttttttttcctacctgctCAACAAAATAGCGGGAGACATCACAGTCTTGatgggttttcttgttttattttttttttaaagaatttagcCCCTAAGATCATAGATATTGTATGCCGTGTGAGTATGGAAGTTAATTCCTACCTGGGGAGAGGGCTGAGTGACTCCGAGTCCTTCTGACAGCAGGGTTTCTTTCAGTGTTTACCCAGACACTGTTGGTTCTTTGCAGATGAAAACATCTCGTGGGCAGTGTGATCTGTGCCGAACAGGTGTCTCTTCTTCTGGAATCCCCTCCATGTATAGTGTTTCCCCGTCTCTAAAGCAAgagcagacagagctggagccagcccCAACCCAGCCGATGCCAACCAGCCCAGAGCTCGCCCAGCCCAAAGCAGCCTCAGTCCTAGCCTCAGCCCTCCCTCCCAAAACAGCCTCAAACCTAGCCTCAGCTCCCCAAGCCAAAGCTTCCCCGGCCCAAAGCTCCTCCAGCCCGATTCTTCCTCGTCACAGTAAACACTGGCAACATtactcctccatccctgctcaaTCTCTGCCTCTTTGTCATGCCTCGGTTTAGGCAAGAGAAGGCAGTGAAAGCTGGGCTGGGCGTGTAGAGCTCCCTTATGCCCTCCCGGCCGTCATCCACCTCTGTCTCCAGCTGAGGCAGTGAGCATCGCACCCCCGCgcaccccctcctcctccaggcacaGCGAAAACAAACACGActttttggaggttttttcttcctatgcCCAAATAAAACAGCCCCTAACATCGCCTACACTGTATACAACGGTGAGTCTGGAAATTATTCCTCCTGGGGAGAGTCTGACCTGTGCTGAACAGGTATCCATTCTTCTGGAATCCCTTTCATTTGTCATGTTTCCCTGTCTCTAACACAAGAgcagacagagacagagacagcCCCAACTCAGCCAATGCCAACCAGCCCAAAGCTCCCCCAGCCCAAAGCTccccaggcaggaggagctTGGGGTTTCAGGTTTTCCACTTCCTCAGACTCAGAGCAtgagctctccctgccctggggTGCTTCAGCTGCGATGCTGTCAGCCTGTTCTGTGGCGGGTCCAGTGGAAAAGCTGGGAGAAAGCACAGGGAGCATtacctgcagcagcctgtgctcttCCCACTCCTCTGCATTAAAGATCTCAGTGGCCAAGGTCTTACTGAATGCAAAGTGCATGCAACGCTCAGGCTGCCAGCAAATCCCTGTTTATTCTTGGCTGCTCTAGAAGTTCTTTAGGAAGGCTTTGAGCTCACTTGCTGCCCCTTTTGCCCAAGCAGGATCATTCAGGACGAACACCGTGAGAAGTGGAAATTCCCACTGGGAAGAGAGGGgctgagaggggaaagagggggagaaaacaCACCCCAGTGAAGCAGGCACAACAGCACAAGAGATATTTTtgataaaattataataataaagatttcttctatttaaaagaCTAATCCAATGAGCGGGCAGCGTTCTCTGCTGGCGCTGACACCTGCCTTGACGTTTCCCTTGCAGAGGAAGATGTCTCAGTGCTCTCCCCATCGCACAGCCTCTCCTCCTTGGCATCCCTGGCCTCCAGCTCCAGTGCGGCACCAGCTCCCGACAGCCTGAAGGTGCCCCCAGCGCAGGCAGtgcctcccactccctcccccAAGCTGGAGATCAAGCCCAGTGGGAGCTCCCCCTCCGTCACCTGCACCAAGACTTCCCCTTTGCTGGACGAAGACGCGGACACCTTGCCCTCCGGGAACAAATCCCCCAGCCAAGCCTGCGGAGCACCCAGTCAGATCAGCCTCAAGCTGAAGATCAAGCAGAGGGCTGGGCTATGGCAAGTGGTGCACAACACCGCTCTGGGAGTGGCCAGGGACCAGGATCCTGATCCAGGAGCGGGCCTGGGGGCTCAGGGACACAACGAGGAAGCGGGATCCGAACCTGCGACTGGGGCCGACGGCCAGGGAGGCGACACGGCACTTTTGGGAGGAACCCCTGGGATCACAGAGAAAGAATCTATGGGATTGGGGCAGGGATAGAatgactgtatttcttttaaaaataaggcaGTGTAGTAAATTAAGGTATCTTCACTTCTGAAGGAGTTCAGAACTTTCGTGTATTTTACAAAAGccaagatgaaatatttaaaggtaACTGTGCAACTGAAGTATGAATTGGAATTCATAATTCTTTGTCCAAGCATAAATCCACGTGCCTACATTGGACGGGTTAAAATTAGATGCCTTCATTGAATAGAATGCCCTAACTGTTGAGAGACAAATAACAAATCAAATACTTTTGTGTGATGGACAAAGTCATTTGGGTTTCATGCTTGCTTCAGACTGTTTCAATAAAATTGAAGGGATTACCCATTAAAAACATATGATTGCTATCCAAAAGGTTTTGTCATTGCATGAAGCTTTTTTTGTCCTACCTGCTCAATAAAACAGTTAGAGACACCACAGTTTTGATGGctatttggggttttattttcgGAATCTTAGCAGGGATAAGCAATCCAAAAGCCGCTGGCACGTTTATGAATTTAACTGAAGAGAAATAACAAGGCTCTGTTTGCCTGATGTGCTTAACCAACATCGAGGTCTGCTCCACCTCCTTTCTTGTGTGATTTCCCTATGAAGCACTGTCTACCTGTACCGGCTCAGAATTCCTCCGGTTCCTGATGCACAGAAGATGCATCTGGATTGGGTCAGGAGGAGGGCAGTCTGCCTTGACAGTTTCCAGTTACGGAGACACTGTCCTAGTACCAAAGCCCACCACTTGGGGACTTCCCATGCAGTCAGAATTCAACCGAGAACTGACAGCAGCGGATTCTGAGTTTggtaatgaagaaaaacaaaacacctctTTAGAATTTACTTTTTAACCTCATTGGAACCATGGCTGATACAAAGTCTTAATTCATTACAGGAAAGGGCCTATCTTTGTCTGCACCCtcacttttcttcatttgtaacCAAGATTAGCACAACGGACTCTCAACCCTTCTGGGGGTTTGTATCTTTCTTTAGGAGCACCCTTAGCTGGACGGCACTCAGACCTGCCCCTGAACCAGCGAGAGAAGgtaactatttttaataaaggcTTTGTGTTTGGCACAAGGTGACAAAAGGAGATCAAATCTGTCCTGTGATAATGAACTCCagggaaaaaacactgaaaatctcAGCGCTGCGTCTGCAGCCATCAAATTATTCTC harbors:
- the LOC128851725 gene encoding BRD4-interacting chromatin-remodeling complex-associated protein-like is translated as MFVQEERIRLALDKQSVKEKSEEDVSVLSPSHSLSSLASLASSSSAAPAPDSLKVPPAQAVPPTPSPKLEIKPSGSSPSVTCTKTPPLLDEDADTLPSGNKSPSQACGAPSQIGLKLKIKQRAGLWQVVHNTASKVTRDRDPDPGAGLGAQGDNKEPGSEPTTGALDQEGNTKC